GGGGCGCGCCCACCGCACCGCCCGGCGGTAAAAACGCAGGCTGGAACCCAGGTGCCACACGCCGCACAGGGCCGCCCCCGCCAGCCAGACCAGGGCCAGCGCAGCCAGCACCTCCCGGGTGGAGACGGCGGGCGCAGGGGCCGGAGCCGGGGCCTGCGGGACCTGCCCGGCGGGGAGGTTTTCGGCCGCGCCGCCGGGGGCGGAGGCCGGCGCGCCGCCGGAAGCCGGGGCCGCACCGGGAGCCAGGGGCTGCTGCACGGCGGCGGGCAATTCCACCCGGGCGAGGGAGGCGGGCAGCGCCAGGTCAAAGGGCAGCAGCAGGCGCACCGCCAGCACCAGCCACACCCAGTATTTCCAGCGGGCGGCCGCATGCCGGTTCAGAGGGCGGCTTAAAAGGGCAAGGGCCAGCGCCACCAGACCCACCGTTGCCGATACGCCCAGTACCGCTAAAAAGCCTTCAACCATTCTGATCGCCCCCCTCCAGTGTGTCGATGAGCGCCCGAAGTTCTTCCAGCTCTGCGTTGCCGATGGCCTGGCTGCCGTAAAGCCCGGCCACCAGGCTGGGCAGGCTGCCCGCGTGCAGCCGCTGCAGAAAGCTGCTGCTCTCCCGCGCTTTGTACTCCGCCTCGCTTACCAGCGCGCTGTAATAGTTGGTGCGGGTGGAGCGGTCGCACGCAACGAAGCCCTTGTCCGCCAGGCGGGCCAGGGTGGTCATCAGGGCAGAGAGCGGCCAGTCCCGCTTGCCGCGCAGCTGTTCCAGCAGCCAGGTGGAGGTCACAGGCCCGGGGGCCTGCCAGATGGCAAGCATGATGTCCAGTTCTGCGTCGCCCAGCTTTTTTCGTTCCTGTTTCATGGCGTATTCCCTCTTTTATTATCTTTATGAATACTATTATACGATTGCATAATGAAAAGTCAAGGCAGGACCTGCACAAAGTTTGCAGGGAAAGATTGGCAAAAAGTGCCGCCCGCGCTTTTTGCGCTAAGTAAACCGCCCAAACGGCTTGCGGGCGGGGGGCGCGGCGTGGTATGATTGCAATACGAACATTCACACCGGCACGGCCAACGGGAGCCGCGCCGCGCCCAAAGGAGTTTGCCTTTTATGAACTATAATCTCATCGCCCCCTGCTATTTCGGAACCGAGAGCACCGCCGCCTTTGAGGTGCGCCGCCTGGGCGCAGAAGACGTGCAGGTTACCGACGGGCGCATCGCCTTTGCCGGCGGGGCCGAATTGATCGCCGCCGCGAACCTGAACCTGCGCTGCGCCGAGCGGGTGCTGGTGCTGCTGAAAAGCTATGCGGCCTTTACCTTTGACGAGCTGTTCGACGGGGTGGCCGCCATTCCCTGGGAGGAGCTGCTGCCCGCCGACGCCCAGTTCCCCGTGAAGGGGTCCAGCCTTTCCAGCGTTCTTTCCAGCGTGCCCGCCTGCCAGAGCATTGTGAAAAAGGCGGTGGTGGAGCGGCTGAAAAAGGGCCACAGGGTGCTGATGCTGCCCGAGACCGGCGCGCTTTACAAGATCCGTTTTTCCATCCGCAAAAACCAGGTGGAGATCATGCTGGACACCAGCGGTGACGGCCTGCACAAGCGGGGCTACCGCCGCAATGCCACCGGGGCCCCCATCAAGGAGACCCTGGCCGCCGCCATTGCCGACCTGGGCCGTGTGCGGCGTGACAGCCAGGTGGCCGACCCCTTCTGCGGCAGCGGCACGTTGGTGATCGAGGCCGCGCAGAAGGCCATGAACATCGCGCCCGGCCTGCGGCGGCGCTTTGCAGCCGAGCACTACAGCTTCTGCCCGCCTGCGGTGTGGGCGGCTCAGCGGGAAAAGGCCCTGGCCGAGGTGAAAAAGGACGCCGCGTTTGAAGGGGTGGGGTACGACATCGACCCGCAGGCCGTGGAACTGGCCGCCCAGAACGCGCGCCTGGCGGGGGTGGGCGACCGCTGCCGCTTTGAGGCGGCCGAGGTGAAGGATTTTGCCCCGGGGCTGGAGCAGATCGTGCTGGCGAACCCCCCGTACGGCGAGCGGCTGGGCGATCTTGCCGCTGCCGCGCGCCTGGCGGGCGAATTGGGCGCGGCGCTGGAAAAGCACCCGGTGAGCGGGGCCTATATCATCACCGCCGACGCGGACTTTGAAAAGCATTTCGGCAAAAAGGCCAACCGCCGCCGCAAGCTGTATAACGGCATGATCCCCTGCCAGGTATACATGTATTTTTGAGCGGAGCGTGCAGCAAAAAGAAAAGGAGCTTTTGTATGAGCGAACTAAATGCCCGGCAGCCCACCCTTCAGGAGATCGGCGAGCGGATAAAAAGCCCGCTCTGGAACGAGCTGTGCGGCTACATTGAGGCCGCGTACGGCGTGCAGCCCAGCGTGGAGTACAGCAAATGCTCCGGCGCCCCGGGCTGGAACGTAAAGTACAAAAAGGGCGGCAAGGCCCTGTGCACCCTTTACCCGGGCGAGGGCTGCTTTACGGCACTGGTGGCGGTGGGCCAAAAGCTTGCCCCGGCTGCCGAGGCCCTGCTGGGCAGCTTTGACGCCAGCGTGCAGAAAACCTATTGGAATGCAGGCATGCTGTGCGGCACCCGCTGGCTCATGATTGAGGTCACAAGCCCGGCCGTTGTGCGGGACGTAAAGCAGCTGCTGGCCTTGCGGGTGCCGGTGAAGAGCGGCAAAAAAACGCAGAGCCCACAGCAATAAAAGCGCGCTGTGCCAGGCGCGCATCACAAAGAACGCCCGCTTTCAAAAGCGGGCGTTCTTTGTGATGCATGGGAAAAAGCGGTTCAGCCGGGTGTGCGGTAAATGGAGTAACCTCCCTGCTGGAACACGAGCTCACAATTTTGCCGGTACCAGGCTTCATCCACTGCAAAAGCGCCCCGCTCCCAGCCCGAAACAGCCACATACTCCACGCCCCAGCGGGCCAGCGCCCCGGCGGAGGGGGCTTCGTACAGCTCCTGCACGGCTGCCTGCTGGGCGGTGTAATTGCGGCCATGGTAGAATACATAGCTGGGGCTGCCGCACAAAACGCTGCGCCCCGCAAGGCTGGCTATGGCGTTTACATGCTGGGTGCCGGTAAGAAACAGCGCATGGGGGTCCGTTTGCTCTTTTGCGTACCGGGCGGCGGCGATGCCATCGGCGCTGAACTGTTCGTAGCCGCTCACCATCTCGCGCCCCACTGTGAGCACGCTGCCCAGGGTGGCCGCCGCGATGCACAGCGCCGCCAGGCAGACGCGCACGCTTTTTTTGTCCACCCGGCGGGCAAGATCCACCAGGAGGTTTGCCACCAGGATGCAGCCCAGAAGGTGCCAGACGAACAGGAGCTTGTTGTTGTCGTAGTTGTTGGGCTGGAACACCACAAGCTCGCTCACCAGCAGGATCAGAAGCCCCCCGCCATACATCCAGCGCAGCGAGCGCCCCGCCCACAAAAAAGCGGGCACCAGCAGCAGATAGACCAGCCCGATGTTTTTGATGTAAAACCAAAAGTAGCCGTCGCCCTCGTTCGCCCAGTTGAAGTGCCAGCGCAAAAAGCCCACGCCCTCCTGCGTGGCGGGCAGCACCTGGGTGAGCACCTGGGGCAGCCAGGCGGCCGCCGCAAGGCCCGCAAAGGCGAGCCAGGGCCCCAGCGCGGCTTTGGTGCGCGGCCCCACGGCCAGCTGCCGCAAAAACAGCACGGCGCACACCAGCACCAGGGCAAGCGCCGAGTGGGTATGCACAAGGGGCAGGGGGGCGGCCAGCAGCACCAGTGCCTTCCACAGATGCTTTTCCCCCTGCAGGGCAAACCTTGCCAGCAGGAACAGCGCGGGGAAAAGCAGCGCCCAGCCCATCAGGGTGGCCCGCTGGGGGATCAGCAGATCCACCACCGGGTTGACCCAGCGCACGTTTTCCTGCACGTAGTTGGTGGGGGGTTCGTAAAAAGCGGTGAAAATTCGGGTGAAGTTGCCCTTATCGCCCCCCAGGAAATAGGCGAAGCCAAAACCGCTGCCCATGAAAAACAGCCAATAGGCAAGGCTTGCCTTGCCCCGCCCGTCCAAGAGGGCGTGGGCCAGCAGCCAGCCCCCGCCGAACACCGCCAGCAGCGCCAGGCACTGGGGGAGAAGGCAGGCGAGCTTGAGCCCCGCGCCCAGCAAGAGGAACACGCTGGATACCGTTTCGCACAAAAACGGGTAGCCGTAAGCCCCTTCGCCGGCCAGCAGGGGATAGCGGGGCGGAAAATCGCCCTGCTGGGCAATGGACTGGATGAAGGCCAGGTGCATGGGCAGGTCGCCATAGGTGCTTTGGCCGCACCAGTAGGCGCCGCCCTTTAAATACAGCGTGTGGGTGAACAGCAGCCACACCGCGAGAACCAGCAGGGGCAGCACGCAGAGCCAGAAGGGCCAGCCCAGCGGCGCGCCGCCGCTTTTTTGCGCCCGGGGTACGCGGGCCTCGGCCCAAAGGCAGCCCCCCAGAACGGCGCCCGCGGCGGCAAGGGCCAGCAGCGCCGCCGCCAGGGTGAAGCCCAGTGCCAGCGCGGCCAGCGCCGGCAGGGCGGCCAGCAGGGCAAGGCCCAGCGCGGCCGCCAGCACCAGCGTGCCCTCGGGCGGCAGGCCGGGGGCCAGCCGCCGCGCCAGCAAAAGGCCGGCCGCCAGAAAGACTGCCAGGTATAAAACGCTCAAAAGGTTCCCAAGCATATCACACGCCCTCCAGATCGAAGGGGGGCGTATACTCCTCCCTTGCACTGCTCTTTTCCTGCATGTAGCCCGCGGTGAGGCCAAGGTCCACCGCCCGGTTCACCACCTGCCGGTATTCCCAGGTGGAGATGCGGCGGCCCAGACGCCTGTGCCCGGCCGCCCGGTAAAAGGGGGTGTACTGGCTCATCAGGCTGGGCACAAAGCCGCCCCTGGGCAGACCGGCCATATAATCCAGCACGGCCAGGCTGTCGGCCAGGGCGCCGGGCAGCGCCAGATGCCGCAGGATCACCCCGCGCGTCAGGTAGCCGGCGTCGTCGTACACCGGCGGCCCGGCCTGGGCCAGCATTTGGGCCACCGCGGCGCGGCATACTTCAAAATAGTCCGGCGCGGCCGAGTATTCCTGCGCCAGCGCGGGCGAAACATATTTTACGTCCGCCAGCCAAACATCCACGTACCCGGCCAGCGCGCGCACGGTTTCCACCGTTTCGTAGCCGCCCGTGTTCCACACCACCGGCAGGCGAAGGCCCGCCGCCCGCGCCTCGTCCAGCGCGGCGGTGACCCAGGGCAGCCACTGGGTGGCGGTGACCAGGTTCAGGTTGGCCGCGCCCTTTTGCTGCAGCTCCAAAAAAATTTCGGCCAGGCGGTGGAAGCTGAGCTCTTTGCCCAGGCCCTGCTGGCTCACCGCAAAATTTTGGCAGTAGCAGCAGCGCAGCGCACAGCCGGTAAAAAACACCGTGCCGCTGCCCCGCCGGCCGCTGATGCAGGGCTCCTCCCAGAAATGCAGGGCGGCGCGGGCCGCTTTCAGGGTTGCCCCCGCCCCGCAAAAGCCAGCGCCGGCGCGCCGGTCGGCGCCGCAGCGCCGCGGGCACAGTTCGCAGTGGACCGGAAGTTCCATACCGCCCGCCTCCTTTTCTGCCTCGCAAATTTTCTGTGGATATTGTACCATATTTTCATGGGAGTGTGCTATAATGATGTTGCTTTGCCGATCGTGCAACCTTTGAAGCCGAAAAGCCAAAAGGAGGGACGCCGCCCATGCAATATGCCGCCGACGAGGTGCGCCGTGACCTGAAATATCTCACCCTGCTGGCACGGGAATTCCCCAACATTGCCAGCGCCAGCAGCGAGATCATCAACCTGCAGGCCATCTTGAAGCTGCCCAAGGGCACCGAGCATTTCATGAGTGACCTGCACGGCGAGGCCGAGGCCTTTACCCACATCATGAACAACGCCTCCGGCGTGATCAAGGAAAAGGTGGACCGGGTGCTGGGCCCGGCGGTGCCCGAGGAGCAGCGGGCCGAGTTTGCCACCCTGATCTATTACCCGGCCCGCAAGCTGGACGAACTGAAAGCGCGCCAGACCGACCTGGACGGCTGGTACCGGCAGACGCTGTACCGGCTGATCGACGTGTGCAGGGTGGTGTCCAGCAAGCACACCCGCAGCTTTGTGCGCAAGCGCCTGCCCAAAGACTACGCCTATATCCTGGACGAACTGCTGCACGCCCATTTTGAGGATCACGACAAGGAGTTCTATTACGACCAGATCCTGGCCAGCATCATCGACATTGGCCGGGCCGACGATTTTATCGAGGCGCTGTGCGCACTGATCAAGAACCTGGCCGTGTTCAAGCTGCACCTGCTGGGGGATATTTTTGACCGCGGGCCCCGCCCGGACCTGATCCTGGAACAGCTGATGGCCCACCATTCGGTGGATATCCAGTGGGGCAACCACGACGTGGTGTGGATGGGCGCGGCGGCGGGCAGCCCGCTGTGCATCGCCACCGTGCTGCGCACCACCCTGGCCTACAACAACCTGGAAGCGCTGGAGGACGGCTACGGCATCAACCTGCGGCCGCTGGCCCTGTTTGCCGAGAGCGAGTATAAAGACTGCGACGTGCACCACTTTTACCCCCATGTGGACGAGAGCCGCGGCCCTTACCACCGGGGGGAGCTGGCCCGGGTGGCCCGCATGCACAAGGCGATCACCCTGCTGATGCTCAAGCTGGAATGCCGGGTTATCGACCGCAACCCGGATTTTGAGCTGGAGGGGCGCGACTTTCTGCGCCGCATTGACTACGGGGCGGGCACTGTGCTGGTGGAGGGCAAGCGTTACCCCCTTTTGGACGACGATTTCCCCACCGTGGACCCCGCGGACCCCGCCCGGCTGACCCCGGCCGAGCAGGAGGTGATGGACGCCTTGTGCCGCAGCTTTACCGAGAGCGAAAAGCTGCAGCGGCATGTGCGCTTTTTATACGCCAAGGGCGGCATCTACCACATGGAAAACGGCAACCTGCTGTTCCACGGCGCCGTGCCCCTGACCGAGAGCGGCGGCTTTGCGGTGGCTACCTTTGAAAAGCACGGCTATGCGGGCCGCGCCCTGATGGACTACTGCGATGAGCGGGCGCGGAGGGCCTTTTTTGCCCCCGAGGGCAGCGAGGCGCGCCGGTCCGGCTGCGACTTTTTGTGGTATCTCTGGTGCGGGCGGCTCTCGCCCCTGTATGGGCGGGATAAAATGACCACCTTTGAGCGGCTTTTTGTGGCTGATCCGGCGACCCATACCGAACAGAGCAACCCCTACTACCGCTTTGTGAACGATACCCGGATGGACCGGGCGATCCTGGCCGAGTTTGGCCTGGACCAGACCCATTGCCATATCGTGAACGGCCATGTGCCGGTGCGCGCGATAGAGGGGGAGACCCCCCTGAAAGGGGCGGGCCGTATGATCCGCATCGACGGCGGCTTCTGCCGCGCCTACCACGAAAAAACGGGCATTGCGGGCTACACCCTGGTTTACAACAGCCGCGGCCTTTCGCTGCGGGCGCATCAGCCCTTTGAAACCATGGAAAAAGCCATCCGCGAAAACCTGGACATCGTGTCCAGCGTGGACGTGTTCGAGACCACCGAAAAGCGCATGCTGGTGGCCGACACGGACGAGGGCCGAAGGCTTGCGGGGAATGTGCAGGATCTGAAGCTGCTGGTGGCCGCCTACCGGATGGGCCTGGTAAAAGAAAAGAATTAAAAAGGAGAGATTTTACCCATGCACATTGAACCGGGCAGGGTACTGCCCTTTTCCAAAGCCGAAAATTTCCGCGAGCTGGGCGGCTGGCCCGCCGCAGGCGGCAAAACTGTAAAGCACGGCCTTTTCTTTCGCTGCGGCG
This window of the Oscillospiraceae bacterium genome carries:
- a CDS encoding RNA methyltransferase gives rise to the protein MNYNLIAPCYFGTESTAAFEVRRLGAEDVQVTDGRIAFAGGAELIAAANLNLRCAERVLVLLKSYAAFTFDELFDGVAAIPWEELLPADAQFPVKGSSLSSVLSSVPACQSIVKKAVVERLKKGHRVLMLPETGALYKIRFSIRKNQVEIMLDTSGDGLHKRGYRRNATGAPIKETLAAAIADLGRVRRDSQVADPFCGSGTLVIEAAQKAMNIAPGLRRRFAAEHYSFCPPAVWAAQREKALAEVKKDAAFEGVGYDIDPQAVELAAQNARLAGVGDRCRFEAAEVKDFAPGLEQIVLANPPYGERLGDLAAAARLAGELGAALEKHPVSGAYIITADADFEKHFGKKANRRRKLYNGMIPCQVYMYF
- a CDS encoding radical SAM protein — encoded protein: MELPVHCELCPRRCGADRRAGAGFCGAGATLKAARAALHFWEEPCISGRRGSGTVFFTGCALRCCYCQNFAVSQQGLGKELSFHRLAEIFLELQQKGAANLNLVTATQWLPWVTAALDEARAAGLRLPVVWNTGGYETVETVRALAGYVDVWLADVKYVSPALAQEYSAAPDYFEVCRAAVAQMLAQAGPPVYDDAGYLTRGVILRHLALPGALADSLAVLDYMAGLPRGGFVPSLMSQYTPFYRAAGHRRLGRRISTWEYRQVVNRAVDLGLTAGYMQEKSSAREEYTPPFDLEGV
- the fbp gene encoding fructose-1,6-bisphosphatase class 3 encodes the protein MQYAADEVRRDLKYLTLLAREFPNIASASSEIINLQAILKLPKGTEHFMSDLHGEAEAFTHIMNNASGVIKEKVDRVLGPAVPEEQRAEFATLIYYPARKLDELKARQTDLDGWYRQTLYRLIDVCRVVSSKHTRSFVRKRLPKDYAYILDELLHAHFEDHDKEFYYDQILASIIDIGRADDFIEALCALIKNLAVFKLHLLGDIFDRGPRPDLILEQLMAHHSVDIQWGNHDVVWMGAAAGSPLCIATVLRTTLAYNNLEALEDGYGINLRPLALFAESEYKDCDVHHFYPHVDESRGPYHRGELARVARMHKAITLLMLKLECRVIDRNPDFELEGRDFLRRIDYGAGTVLVEGKRYPLLDDDFPTVDPADPARLTPAEQEVMDALCRSFTESEKLQRHVRFLYAKGGIYHMENGNLLFHGAVPLTESGGFAVATFEKHGYAGRALMDYCDERARRAFFAPEGSEARRSGCDFLWYLWCGRLSPLYGRDKMTTFERLFVADPATHTEQSNPYYRFVNDTRMDRAILAEFGLDQTHCHIVNGHVPVRAIEGETPLKGAGRMIRIDGGFCRAYHEKTGIAGYTLVYNSRGLSLRAHQPFETMEKAIRENLDIVSSVDVFETTEKRMLVADTDEGRRLAGNVQDLKLLVAAYRMGLVKEKN